The following is a genomic window from Halobacterium sp. R2-5.
CGTCGCCGCCCTCGAAGCCGTCGAGAAGGACGTCGAGCCCGCGCTCGAAACGCTCCGCGACGCCCTCGACGAGAAGGCCGAAGAGTTCGACGGCGTCGTCAAGACCGGCCGCACCCACCTCCAGGACGCCACGCCCGTCCGCCTTGGCCAGGAGTTCGGCGGCTACCGCACCCAGGTCGAGAAGGGCATCCAGCGCGTGCGCGACGTGAAGAGCCGCCTCTCGGAGCTCGCGCTCGGCGGCACCGCGGTCGGCACCGGCCTCAACACTCACCCCGAGTTCCCGGAGAAGGCCGCGTCGTACATCTCCGAGGAGACCGGCGTCGCCTTCCGCGAGGCCGACGACCACTTCGAGGCGCAGGCCGCCCACGACGCGATGAACGAAGCCCACGGCGCGCTCCGGACGGTCGCGGGCTCGCTGAACAAGATCGCCAACGACCTCCGGCTGCTCGCCTCCGGCCCGCGCAACGGCCTCGGCGAAATCGAGCAGCCCGAGAACCAGCCCGGCTCCTCCATCATGCCGGGGAAGATCAACCCCGTCGTCGCGGAAGCCGTCAATCAGGTCCACAAGCAGGTCGTCGGCAACGACGCCGCCGTGAACGCGGGCGCCGTCGAGGGCCAGCTCGACCTCAACCTCTACAAGCCCGTCATCGCGTACAACTTCCTCGAATCAGCGGACATCCTCTCGAACGCGAGCGTGGCGTTCGCCGAGAAGTTCGTCGCGAAGCTCGAAGCCAACGAGGCTCACTGCGAGGAGCAGGTCGAGCGCTCGATGGCGCTGGCGACCGCGCTCAACCCCGCAATCGGCTACGACAAGGCCAGCGAGGTCGCGAAGGCCGCCCTCAAGGAGGGCAAGTCGGTCAAGGAGGTCGTCGTCGAGAAGGGGTACCTCAGCGAGGACGAAGCCGAGGACGCCCTCGACCCCGAGAAGATGACCCACCGCGGCATCCTCTCCGGCGACGACTGACGCTCTCGCGTCCGGCGACGCCCCGCCCACCTTCTTGTACCAGGGTTTCGATGACTGAGGCATGGAACGTCTCGACTCTCGCGTGCGCGTCATCTGGCTCTTCCGCGTGCTCGTCGGTGCTGCTTTCGTCGGCGGCATCGCCGCCGTCCTGACCGGTTTCCTCGACCGGATTTCGCTCTCCCCGACGCTCGCCGGCGGCGGCGTGTTCGCCGTTCTCCTCGTGCTCGGCACTATCCACGTCGTCCTCCGGTACCGCGCGTGGGCGTTCGAAGTCCGTGAGGACACGCTCTACATCGAGCGCGGCGTGCTCGTGAACGTCCGCACGGTCGTGCCGTTCGTACGCGTCCAGCACGTCGACTCCCGGCAGGGGCCGCTCCAGCGGCTGCTCGGCCTCGGGAGCGTCGTCGTCTACACCGCGGGCTCGCGGGGCGCGGACGTCGCGATTCCCGGGCTGGTCGCGGGGCGCGCCGACGACGTCCAGGAGTCGCTGCGGCGGCTCGCAATCGAGAGCGAACCCGAGACCGGCGACGCCGGGGATGCGGTGTGAAGCTCCACCCGCTGTCGATCCCCCTCCGCGTCGTCTCGCGCGCGGTCGGTCTCGCGTGGGTGTTCATCTTCGGTGGGTTCGCGCTCGCGGGCGGCGACCCCGTGGTGGTCAGCGCGGTCGTCGTGCTCGCGGTGGTCGCGCTCGCCGCCGTCACCGCCTACGAGGTGGCGTACTACCGGCGCTTCGAGTACGTGCTCACCGAGGACAGCCTCGACATCGGCTCCGGCGTGTTCTCCCGGCGGGAGCGCGAGATTCCGCTGCGGCGCGTCCAGAACGTCGACGTCACGCGGTCGTTCGTCGCGCGCCTGCTCGGCATCGCGGTCGTCGACGTCGAGACCGCGGGCGGCGGCGGCACCGAGGCGAACCTCCGGTTCGTCGGCCGCGAGGAAGGCAACCGCCTCCAGGAGGAGATCCGGGAGAAGCGCGCCGCGCTCCAGCGCGAGGGGCGGACGGAAACCGGCGAATCGACCGAGGGCGAGGCCGCCGGGGTGGAGGGCGAGACGCTGTTCGAGCTCTCGGACCGCGACCTGCTGCTGTACGGCGCGCTCTCTTTCGACCCGCGGCTGGCGTCGGGCGTCGTCGCGTTCGCGCCGTTCGTCGCGCCGCTGCTCGGCGACCGCGTCACCATCTCGGGGCTCGGATTCGCCGTGCTCGCCGCGTTCGCGGTCGTCGCGTTCGTCGCGCTCTGGGCTGCCTCGGCCGCCGCGCGCATCGTCCAGTTCTACGGGTTCCGGCTGCGGCGCGTCGGCGACGACCTGCGCTACGAGCGCGGCCTGCTCTCGCGGCGCGACGGCACCATCCCGCTGTCGAAGCTCCAGACGGTCGCCGTCGAGGAGAACCTCCTGATGCGCCGGTTCGGGTTCGCGTCGCTGGCCGTCGAGACCGCGGGCTACGCCCCCGGCAGCACGCCCAGCGGCGGCTCGGAAGCCGCCATCCCTATCGCGCCGCGCGAGGACGTGCTGTCGCTCGCGCGCACGCTCGAACCGTTCCACGACTTCGAGGTCGCGAAGCCGCCCGAGCGAGCCCGGAAGCGGTACGTCCGCCGGTACCTCATCGTCGGGCTCGCGGTGCTCGGCGCGGGCGCGCTCGTGAACGCGCTCCTCGTGGACATCCCGTGGTACGGCGCGGTCGTCGTGCTCCCGCTGGCGTGGCCGGCCGCGCGGCTCGCGCACCGCCACCGCGGCTACGAGCTCGGCCCGGACCACGCCGTCACGCGCGCGGGGTTCTGGAACCGCAGCACGCGCATCGTGCCGTACCGCCGCGTCCAGACGGTCATCCAGCGCCAGACCGTCTTCCAGAAGCGCTGGAGCCTCTCGACGGTCATCTTCGACACCGCGGGGTCGCGCTCGATCTCCGCGGGCGACGCGTCGGCGCTCGACCGGGACGCCGAGCAGGCCGACGCCATCGCCGCGGACGTCCAGGAGCGCGTGCTCGACGTCGTCTACGAGGGCGAGCGCGAGCACCGAGACTGAACGGTTTTTTACCGTTCGCCCGCACACCTCCACGTAATGACCGAGTTCGACTACGACGAGCTGGGGCTCGTCGCCGGGCTGGAGATCCACCAGCAGCTGGACACGGCGACGAAGCTGTTCTGCGAGTGCCCGACGGAGCTCCGGGAGCCCGAGGCGGCCGAGCGGTCGTTCACGCGCTACCTCCACCCGACGCGCTCGGAGCTCGGGGAGATCGACGAGGCCGCCCTCGAGGAGAGCAGGGTCGAACGCGAGTTCGAGTACCTCGCGTACGACACGACGTGTCTGGTCGAGGAGGACGACGAGCCGCCCCATCGCCTCGACGGGGAGGCGCTGGACGCGGCGCTGGAGATCACGCAGCTGCTGGACATGGAGCCGGTCGACCGCGCGCACGTGATGCGGAAGGTCGTCATCGACGGGTCGAACACGTCGGGGTTCCAGCGGTCGACGCTGATCGCTCACGACGGCGAGATCGAGACCAGCGAGGGCCCCGTGGGCATCGAGGACCTGATGCTCGAGGAGGAGTCCGCCCAGCGCGTCGAGGAGCGCGAGGGCGGCGTGCAGTTCTCGCTGGACCGCCTCGGCATCCCGCTGGTGGAGATCGGCACGGACCCGGACATCTCGACGCCCGAGCAGGCCCGGGAGGCCGCCGAGCGCATCGGCATGCTGCTGCGCTCGACGGGGAAAGTCAAGCGCGGGCTCGGGACGATTCGCCAGGACGTCAACGTCTCCATCGCGGACGGCGCGCGCGTGGAGATGAAGGGCGTCCAGAGCCTCGACGACATCGACGACCTCGTGCGCGAGGAGGTCCGCCGGCAGGTCGAGCTCGTCGACATCGCCGAGGAGCTCCAGAGCAGGGACGCGAACGTCGGCGAGACGCAGGACGTCACGGACGTCTTCGCGGACACTGACTCCGGCGTCATTCGGGGCGCACTCGACGCAGATGGCGTCGTGCACGCGGTGCCGCTGTACGGCTTCGACGGGCTGGTCGGCCGCGAGCTCCAGGACGACCGCCGGCTCGGCACGGAGTTCTCCGACCACGCGAAGCGCCACGGCGCGGGCGGCATCTTCCACACGGACGAGCTCCCGGCGTACGGCGTCACCGACGAGGAGGTCGAAGCGCTCCGCGAGGCGGTCGGCGCGGGCGACG
Proteins encoded in this region:
- a CDS encoding class II fumarate hydratase — translated: MGDDYRTEQDSLGEIQVPADAYWGAQTQRAVENFPISDATFGRRFVRALGVVKKAAAQANNDLGLVDDEKADAIVEAADEVIAGEHDDQFPVDVFQTGSGTSSNMNANEVIANRAAEILGEDVGNRVVHPNDHVNYGQSSNDVIPTAMHVAALEAVEKDVEPALETLRDALDEKAEEFDGVVKTGRTHLQDATPVRLGQEFGGYRTQVEKGIQRVRDVKSRLSELALGGTAVGTGLNTHPEFPEKAASYISEETGVAFREADDHFEAQAAHDAMNEAHGALRTVAGSLNKIANDLRLLASGPRNGLGEIEQPENQPGSSIMPGKINPVVAEAVNQVHKQVVGNDAAVNAGAVEGQLDLNLYKPVIAYNFLESADILSNASVAFAEKFVAKLEANEAHCEEQVERSMALATALNPAIGYDKASEVAKAALKEGKSVKEVVVEKGYLSEDEAEDALDPEKMTHRGILSGDD
- a CDS encoding PH domain-containing protein, whose protein sequence is MERLDSRVRVIWLFRVLVGAAFVGGIAAVLTGFLDRISLSPTLAGGGVFAVLLVLGTIHVVLRYRAWAFEVREDTLYIERGVLVNVRTVVPFVRVQHVDSRQGPLQRLLGLGSVVVYTAGSRGADVAIPGLVAGRADDVQESLRRLAIESEPETGDAGDAV
- a CDS encoding PH domain-containing protein, which gives rise to MKLHPLSIPLRVVSRAVGLAWVFIFGGFALAGGDPVVVSAVVVLAVVALAAVTAYEVAYYRRFEYVLTEDSLDIGSGVFSRREREIPLRRVQNVDVTRSFVARLLGIAVVDVETAGGGGTEANLRFVGREEGNRLQEEIREKRAALQREGRTETGESTEGEAAGVEGETLFELSDRDLLLYGALSFDPRLASGVVAFAPFVAPLLGDRVTISGLGFAVLAAFAVVAFVALWAASAAARIVQFYGFRLRRVGDDLRYERGLLSRRDGTIPLSKLQTVAVEENLLMRRFGFASLAVETAGYAPGSTPSGGSEAAIPIAPREDVLSLARTLEPFHDFEVAKPPERARKRYVRRYLIVGLAVLGAGALVNALLVDIPWYGAVVVLPLAWPAARLAHRHRGYELGPDHAVTRAGFWNRSTRIVPYRRVQTVIQRQTVFQKRWSLSTVIFDTAGSRSISAGDASALDRDAEQADAIAADVQERVLDVVYEGEREHRD
- the gatE gene encoding Glu-tRNA(Gln) amidotransferase subunit GatE, producing MTEFDYDELGLVAGLEIHQQLDTATKLFCECPTELREPEAAERSFTRYLHPTRSELGEIDEAALEESRVEREFEYLAYDTTCLVEEDDEPPHRLDGEALDAALEITQLLDMEPVDRAHVMRKVVIDGSNTSGFQRSTLIAHDGEIETSEGPVGIEDLMLEEESAQRVEEREGGVQFSLDRLGIPLVEIGTDPDISTPEQAREAAERIGMLLRSTGKVKRGLGTIRQDVNVSIADGARVEMKGVQSLDDIDDLVREEVRRQVELVDIAEELQSRDANVGETQDVTDVFADTDSGVIRGALDADGVVHAVPLYGFDGLVGRELQDDRRLGTEFSDHAKRHGAGGIFHTDELPAYGVTDEEVEALREAVGAGDEDAVAIVADEPGVAVGAIDAVAERARTAIEGVPEETRGANDDGTSEYLRPLPGAARMYPETDVPPVDPDPSEVETPELLTEKTERYRDDFGLDAGLAEQVAYGRRWPLFEETVEAGVDATLAAQTLESTVTELRRDDVPVENLADDHFRGVLDLVAEGELAQEGVPELLAALAERPDREAGELAEELGLGSAGEDEVREAVVDVVERNSEQVEEEGMGAFSGLMGECMGALRGKADGDLVSEVLREEIQKRA